GTACTTGAGTCGATCCCGTGCGGCGTAAAACTTGCGTGTCTCGGTTGTCGGAATCCGCGGCGCCCTCCGCGGGCACCTTAACGGGAAGAAACCGGGCTTAAACACAGGGGTATCTGCGCTCATCCAGCCTTCAAATGTCGCCAAACGACCGTATGCGCGGTCTTGAAGCCCCCGTGCCGGGCGCCCGGTCGCCCTCGGTCTGAGACCGATATTCTTGTCGGGATAAAGATTTCGGCAAAACAAGTTGTGCGCACGGCTTTATAACACGAAAATATGCCGATGCGTTATGCCGCCAGCCTGCGCCAGCGAGCTTCTCTTTCCGTTGCCGAACCTGCCATGCCTCGTCCGATCAAAGTCTCGATTCATACCGCCGCTCTTGCCCACAATCTCGATGTCGCCCGCCGCTGTGTCGCCCGTCACGGCGCGCCTACCCCGAAGGTCTGGGCGATCGTCAAGGCCAACGCCTACGGGCACGGCATCGAGAACGCCTACCCTGGATTGCGCGACGCCGACGGCTTCGGCCTGCTCGACCTCGACGAGGCCGTTCGTCTGCGCGAACTCGGCTGGGCCGGGCCCATTCTCCTGCTCGAAGGGTTCTTCACGCCGGAAGACCTGGCCGTCGTCGACGAGCACGGCCTGACGATCACCGTGCACTGCGACGAGCAACTGCGCATGCTCGAGACGGCGCGTCTCACCAAGCCGGTCAACGTGCAGTTGAAGATGAACTCCGGCATGAATCGTCTGGGCTTCGCGCCCGAGCGTTTCCGTGCCGCGTGGGAACGTGCCCGCGCGATTCCCTGCGTGAGCCAGATCGTGCTCATGACCCACTTCTCCGACGCCGACGGCCCGCGCGGTATCGAACACCAGATGGAGGCGTTCGAGCGCGGTGCGCGGGACGTGCCGGGCGAGCGCAGCCTCGCCAACTCGGCTGCCACGCTGTTCCATCCGGGCACGCACGGCGCCTGGGTGCGCCCGGGCATCATGCTCTACGGCTCGTCGCCGAAGGGCGTCGAAGTGCCGGCGGCGGATCTCGATCTGCAGCCGACGATGACGCTCGAGTCGGCGCTGATCGGTGTGCAGGAAGTGCCGGCGGGCGGCACCGTCGGTTACGGCAGCGTTTTCAAGGCCGAAGCGCCGATGCGCGTCGGCACGGTGGCATGCGGTTATGCGGACGGCTATCCGCGTGTCGCCCCCACGGGCACGCCGGTGCTCGTCGATGGCGTGCGCACCCGCACGGTCGGCCGCGTGTCGATGGACATGCTCGCGGTCGATCTCACGCCGGTGCCGCAGGCGCGTGTCGGCTCGACCGTCACGCTGTGGGGGCGTGGACTGTGCATTGACGAGGTGGCTGCGGCAGCTGGCACGCTCGGCTACGAGTTGATGTGCGCGGTCACGCGCCGTGTTCCGGTGCACGCCAACTGAACGACGGGACGGGATCGCTGCGCATGGCCAAAGCCAAGACTGTCTACATCTGCACCGAATGCGGGGGGCAAACGCCCAAGTGGGCCGGCCAGTGCCCCCACTGCAACGGCTGGAATACGCTCGTCGAGTCGGTGGCGGAAACGTCGACCGGCCATCGTTATCAGTCGCTTGCCAAGAGCACGCCGGTGCGCAAGCTCGCGCAGATCGAGGCGGCGGACGTGCCGCGTTTTTCGAGCGGCGTGAGCGAATTCGACCGTGTGCTCGGCGGCGGTCTCGTGTCGGGCGGTGTGGTGCTCATCGGCGGCGACCCAGGGATCGGCAAGTCGACGCTGCTGCTTCAATCGCTTGCGCACCTGTCGCGCGAGCGCCGGGCGCTCTACGTAAGCGGCGAAGAGTCCGGGGCGCAGATCGCCTTGCGGGCGCAGCGGCTCGGCCTGGGCGCGGCCGGCGACGGCGGCGGCGAGCTTGACCTGCTCGCCGAAATCCAGCTCGAGAAGATTCTCGGTGCGATGGAATCGGAGAAGCCCGACGTCGTCGTCATCGATTCGATTCAGACGATCTATTCCGAGGCACTGAGCTCCGCGCCCGGTTCGGT
The Pandoraea pulmonicola DNA segment above includes these coding regions:
- the alr gene encoding alanine racemase, translating into MPRPIKVSIHTAALAHNLDVARRCVARHGAPTPKVWAIVKANAYGHGIENAYPGLRDADGFGLLDLDEAVRLRELGWAGPILLLEGFFTPEDLAVVDEHGLTITVHCDEQLRMLETARLTKPVNVQLKMNSGMNRLGFAPERFRAAWERARAIPCVSQIVLMTHFSDADGPRGIEHQMEAFERGARDVPGERSLANSAATLFHPGTHGAWVRPGIMLYGSSPKGVEVPAADLDLQPTMTLESALIGVQEVPAGGTVGYGSVFKAEAPMRVGTVACGYADGYPRVAPTGTPVLVDGVRTRTVGRVSMDMLAVDLTPVPQARVGSTVTLWGRGLCIDEVAAAAGTLGYELMCAVTRRVPVHAN